A single Oryzias melastigma strain HK-1 linkage group LG24, ASM292280v2, whole genome shotgun sequence DNA region contains:
- the LOC112158186 gene encoding fatty acid-binding protein, brain — translation MVDAFCATWKLVDSENFDEYMKALGVGFATRQVGNVTKPTVIISHEGDKVVIRTQSTFKNTEISFKLGEEFDETTVDDRNCKSTVTLEGDKLVHVQKWDGKETKHVREIKDGKLVMNLTFQDVHAVRTYEKA, via the exons ATGGTTGACGCCTTCTGTGCCACCTGGAAGCTGGTTGACAGTGAAAACTTTGATGAGTACATGAAGGCACTGG GCGTGGGCTTCGCCACCAGGCAGGTCGGTAATGTGACCAAACCGACGGTGATCATCAGCCACGAAGGAGATAAAGTGGTGATCCGCACCCAGAGCACCTTCAAGAACACCGAGATCTCCTTTAAACTTGGAGAGGAGTTCGACGAGACCACCGTCGACGACAGGAACTGCAAA tCCACCGTGACTCTGGAAGGAGACAAGTTGGTCCACGTCCAAAAGTGGGACGGCAAAGAGACCAAGCATGTCAGAGAAATCAAGGACGGCAAACTCGTCATG AACTTGACATTCCAAGACGTCCATGCGGTTCGCACCTACGAGAAAGCATGA
- the smpdl3a gene encoding acid sphingomyelinase-like phosphodiesterase 3a, translating into MAVIRVFLLLLWFGSDVVRTAPAGRSYLAGTGRFWHITDLHLDPTYQLSPDPTKVCFSSKGVPAAHAGVYGDFLCDSPYSLIQSAFAHMAPLTQPQDFIIWTGDSPPHVPPDELSTDMVIQVIRNMTHTIREHFPNLTVYPALGNHDYWPQDQMPASTNAIYKAAAELWKPWLQSEALLTLSEGGFYSQLVKPGLRLVSLNTILYYGPDEVTRDMSDPAGQFEWLQKTLESAAQNQEKVYIIAHVPVGYLPFVKNTAAIQKRHNERLVSIFRKYAPVIAGHFYGHTHRDSIMVLLDQRGEPVNSLFVSPAVTPIKNALELYSNNPGFRMYLYNSQDYSMQDIWQYYLNLTEANQKQKSDWRLEYIMTEAFGLTDLQPQSLLQLGLSFLEPQTKAFDTYFSHFMVSYDRRIVCDGDCKVKQVCAVLYLDQQTYSKCAGTSD; encoded by the exons ATGGCGGTCATTCGGGTGTTTTTGTTGCTGCTGTGGTTCGGTTCGGATGTGGTCCGGACCGCACCGGCTGGAAGAAGTTACCTGGCGGGAACAG GCAGGTTCTGGCACATCACAGACCTCCACCTGGATCCCACATACCAGCTGTCTCCAGACCCCACCAaggtctgcttctcctccaaaGGGGTTCCTGCCGCCCACGCCGGGGTCTACGGTGACTTCCTGTGTGACTCCCCTTACAGCCTGATCCAGTCAGCCTTCGCTCACATGGCACCGCTCACACAGCCCCAGGACTTCATCATTTGGACCGG TGACAGTCCGCCTCACGTCCCTCCCGATGAGCTCTCCACAGACATggtgatccaggtgatcaggaACATGACTCACACCATCAGAGAGCACTTTCCAAACCTCACCGTCTACCCTGCGTTAGGAAACCACGACTACTGGCCACAG gacCAGATGCCAGCCTCCACCAATGCCATCTataaagctgctgcagagctcTGGAAGCCCTGGTTGCAAAGTGAAGCTCTGCTCACACTTTCAGAAG GTGGTTTCTACTCCCAGCTGGTAAAACCTGGTTTACGGCTGGTTAGTCTGAACACAATCCTTTACTACGGTCCTGACGAAGTCACCAGGGACATGTCGGATCCAGCTGGACAGTTTGAGTGGCTGCAGAAAACTCTGGAGTCGGCTGCTCAGAACCAGGAGAAG GTTTACATCATTGCTCACGTTCCGGTGGGTTACCTGCCTTTTGTCAAAAACACCGCCGCCATTCAGAAACGCCACAACGAGAGGCTGGTCAGCATCTTCAGGAAATACGCTCCGGTTATCGCCGGACATTTCTACGGCCACACCCACCGGGACAGCATCATGGTGCTGCTGGACCAACGAG GTGAACCGGTGAATTCCCTCTTCGTGTCGCCGGCGGTCACTCCCATTAAAAATGCTTTGGAGTTGTACTCCAACAACCCGGGCTTCCGCATGTACCTGTACAACAGTCAGGACTACTCCATGCAG GATATCTGGCAGTACTATTTGAATCTGACGGAAGCCAACCAGAAACAAAAGTCCGACTGGAGGCTTGAATATATCATGACTGAAGCGTTCGGACTGACTGACCTGCAGCCACAAAGCCTCCTTCAGCTGGGCCTGAGCTTTCTGGAGCCACAAACCAAAGCCTTCGACACCTACTTCAGCCACTTCATGGTCAGCTACGACAGACGCATCGTCTGTGATGGGGACTGTAAGGTCAAGCAGGTGTGTGCCGTGCTCTACCTGGACCAGCAGACCTACTCCAAATGTGCTGGAACCTCAGATTAG